One window of the Pan troglodytes isolate AG18354 chromosome 12, NHGRI_mPanTro3-v2.0_pri, whole genome shotgun sequence genome contains the following:
- the NT5DC4 gene encoding 5'-nucleotidase domain-containing protein 4: protein MASVDWGEPEGLVSPQGPKQDWHQRIFVNRSLALGKIRCFGFDMDYTLAAYGSPAYEALTFELLLERLVCIGYPHEILRYTYDPTFPTRGLVFDALYGNLLKVDAHGNVLLGAYGFTFLSDLPLLRAEIWSFYPSKFIQRDDLQCFYILNMLFNLPETYLYACLVDFFSGCSRYTNCDTGYQHGNLFMSFRSLFQDVTDAMNNIHRSGCLKEKTLEDLENYVEKDPRLPILLGKMKEVGKVFLATNSSYNYTNAIMTYLFSISEAEASGRPWRSYFDLIVVDTQKPHFFAEGVVLRQVNTVMAGAEDSGKLHVGTYTGPHQHCAVYSGGSSDMVCELLGVRGKDILYIFGDHIFGDILKSKKRQGWRTCLVVPELSWELDIWAQEKERLEELKRLDTHLADIYQHMDGSSCELQVINFTKREIQMPHESVVEQEQANLDSASCLLSCNQRGEGKERNEDQESYIEADGIPDMGWHHGPSST, encoded by the exons ATGGCCAGTGTAGACTGGGGAGAGCCGGAGGGACTGGTCTCCCCTCAAGGCCCGAAGCAGGACTGGCACCAGCG gaTTTTTGTCAACCGCAGCCTGGCGCTGGGGAAGATTCGTTGCTTTGGCTTCGACATGGACTACACTCTGGCTG CCTACGGGTCCCCAGCTTATGAGGCCCTGACCTTCGAGCTGCTGCTGGAGCGCCTGGTGTGCATTGGGTACCCGCATGAGATCCTGCGCTACACCTACGACCCCACCTTCCCCACCAG GGGGCTGGTGTTTGATGCACTCTATGGGAACCTGCTGAAGGTGGACGCCCACGGGAATGTGCTGCTGGGTGCCTATGGCTTCACCTTCCTCTCGGA CCTACCCCTCCTCAGGGCAGAGATCTGGAGCTTCTACCCCAGCAAGTTCATTCAGAGGGACGACCTGCAGTGTTTCTACATACTCAACATGCTGTTCAACCTGCCTG AAACCTACCTCTATGCCTGCTTGGTGGACTTCTTCTCCGGCTGCTCCCGTTACACTAA TTGTGACACCGGCTATCAGCATGGGAACCTCTTCATGTCCTTCCGAAGCCTCTTCCAGGATGTGACTGATGCCATGAATAACATCCACCGGTCG GGCTGTCTCAAGGAGAAGACCCTGGAGGACTTGGAGAACTATGTGGAGAAGGAT CCACGCCTCCCCATCCTGCTGGGGAAGATGAAGGAGGTTGGGAAAGTGTTTCTGGCCACCAACAGCAGCTACAACTACACCAAT GCCATCATGACCTACCTGTTCAGCATCAGTGAG GCTGAAGCCTCGGGCAGGCCCTGGAGGTCCTACTTTGACCTGATCGTGGTGGACACGCAGAAGCCCCACTTCTTTGCAGAGGGGGTGGTCCTGAGGCAGGTCAACACGGTAATGGCAGGTGCAGAG GACTCAGGAAAGCTCCACGTGGGCACCTACACAGGGCCCCACCAGCACTGTGCTGTCTACTCTGGAG GCTCTTCGGACATGGTGTGCGAGCTGCTTGGGGTTCGGGGGAAGGACATCCTGTACATTTTTGGGGACCACATTTTTGGGGACATTCTCAAGTCCAAGAAGCGTCAGGGCTGGCGGACTTGCCTGGTGGTTCCTGAGCTGTCCTGGGAGCTGGACATCTGGGCCCAGGAGAAGG AGCGGTTGGAGGAGCTGAAGAGACTGGACACGCACCTGGCAGACATATACCA GCACATGGATGGGAGCAGTTGTGAGCTGCAAGTCATCAACTTCACCAAGAGAGAGATCCAG ATGCCACATGAGTCAGTTGTGGAGCAAGAACAGGCCAATCTagactctgcctcctgcctcctctcctgcAACCAGAGG GGTGAGGGCAAAGAGAGAAACGAGGACCAGGAAAGTTACATCGAGGCTGACGGAATCCCAGACATGGGCTGGCATCACGGGCCATCTTCtacttga